The Rhizophagus irregularis chromosome 14, complete sequence DNA window GTtcgatttataaaaatgatcgacattctAATGTCAACATTTCTGAAAACGGCAATAAAATAGACATAATAATtcaatactaataaaaaacaaaataattcatttttttcctatttttttaaaaaaaataatgaaattgtagcacaacatttaattttttttaaaaaaataatacagagaaaaattatatcataaacTATAACATAATACactaaagaagaaataaattatctaagattaaataaaaatgtggcaaaaataaaataaaaattattaacatcgattaaaattaaaattaaattcaaatttcggccagaattaacgaaattttggccagaattaataaaatccgGGTTGAGTCCAAACCCgagaaaatttatgataatcaaATGCCGGCCCCGGGTGaattttgatagaaaatttgcCAGCCTAAACCCGGATCCAGGTCCAGGCTAGGGATTGAAATCGATTCAATCGAAAATCGAAACCCGAGAATCGATTTAAGAATCGATTAATCGTTTCTCagtaattttatcaaaaaaatcattttttaaacattttcgTGATGCAACGCTTTCGATGATCTCAGCGGCACAAATTTTTAGGTggattttaactaaaatactaaaataatctttattgtaaatttgaaaatttttgattaaaaaataaaataattttatttttgcacTGAATAAAAAACctgaaaatttattagctaaagtaattattatataaaaagtcaaaatttgttatcattataataaatatgcagTAGACATATTTGGCCCGCAttatagaattatatttaattctggccaaaagaTGATCCAGGCCCCTGAACTCGAAAGTCGAAATTatcaatcaataaaaaaatttttttttaattaattaaacattcCACAATTAACTTGGATAATGTTTGATTAAATTCTCAATTGTCTATTTACAATATCCAATTATTATTGGTCAAAAAAGCCATCAcaattgttgaattttttcgttaattctgagattttttttttcattgtggTGTGGTTATAGAAACAGCAAGATTATATTTGCTGCgccaaaatataaaaaatgggaTTCGATTTTTAGATTCAATTAATTGATTCTATTAGATACGATTCGATTTTCGATTAAATAGATTTTGGTcgatcgattccaatccctagcCCAGGCCGGGTCCAGGTTTCTGGGTTCCGCAGGTCCCGTTTGCAGACCTCTACACCATTACTTGATCAATATGGCGAGTTGACTTTTTtcgaaatatataatttatattgctAAAATTTGACTTTTTTTCCCTTACTTATTAATGAAATAGCGCGTGTTAAATTGATAACACTTTTATATTTCAGTTCTGTAAATAGTGCTTCTATCAATgatcttttatataaataattccaaCAGACAATGTTTTAAGcggtaagaattttttatatatctcgGGTAACTAATCTagcaattaatttatttataaatctcCGATTGTTAATTTATCATGATATCACATATTTTAGAGTATCAAATTTTTGGCGGAAGGGTATTAATAGTAGTCTTTATAGAACTATAAAGGTGAAAAAGGTAATCAGTCTAAATGATCTAATTTAGTTTGTCAGTGCAAAGATTGTAAAGTGGAcgagtttatatatatatatatttataataaatccatttattttttttacatttaaatgtttaataaaagcataaaaacttgtaaaatattttaaccaaagctaaaaaaaagaataaaatttattaataaatgtatttttaatatgtaataaaaatttatagtaaattttatttatttttttttttataacaaaggaaaaattttattaaaaaaaaaatttgaaaactcAAATTATACATCATGATTACTCTAGCTATTAAACAAGATCGAATAAAAACTAGTGAAAAGTTGGTGACTTAAGATTTTATGTTCAAAGGAACTATCTACCATCATGCCTGCCCAAATAGGTTCTTAAAATTTGCTAATAACAAAGCTAAAAGCAACAATACTACTATTCGTACATCCTTTGGTGAATAACCATGAGAGACTTTTCCACCACAACACCTTGAAATACTCCACAACTacatagaaataataaaatttttctatgcATAAGTAAcaaactatataaaataaaacacaATACAACACCAATTTCTAAATGTTActataatttgttataaaaaaaaagtcatatgATAAATAACAACACAtgacatttaaatttttcaaaagctaccaataattttcttaaaaaataaccgcatacatataaaaaaaaggtatacAAAAACAGTAAATACGGCtgaaaactataaataaagttttcaaattaaaatttctaaaaataaaaatcaaaaatcatttttcaaaaataaaactgAAAATACATGCGAGTGAAAAAATACAGGACCattgtcaaaaaataatttttcaaaaaactgAGAGCCTACGGGATCAGCAAAATATCCGATAAAAGCTTACTGTGAACTTACGGGAACAGAGCCTATTGAGAGCCAACGGGATCAactatcaaatatataattttccataaagacgtaataaaaatatgatccAAAACTTAAAACAAACACatgataaaatttcatatttgaCTACTAATAAATCTCGATCAACAAAAACTATTGGTTGATCTTCAATTTTCGATCTACTAATAAATCTCGATCGGCAAACAATATTgctttgattttcaatttttcaatgaaataCACGACAGGAAATTgcctaaaatatttattgatcatCAAGGTCACGTGTATACTCCAGAAAATTTTCCCATGAAAGAAAGACAATATtctttaacaaagaaaaaaaaagggaaaatataaaaaatttcaaatgtaaaatataaaatattaaacatttcaataaatacataaagttttaaaagaaaaaaaatctaataaaactaaaatgcCTCTTTCTAAATAAACttgtaaaattgttttttgtaattttcgaACTAAgcgtcaaaataaattaactagtATAACACACTAGTATTCTTAAGCCAAGTAAAAGGGCCCACTGCATATTTgtggaaattatttttcgtatattatcaaaatactataaagttttttcttttacaaaaaaactaTTGCTACCAACAACTGGCTTAAAAACTGCGCTATCATaaaaaacaagaaataaaagaaagagtTTAGGTTTACAAAAAAGGGACAACTCTTAACAGAATACTTTTCAACCATATAAAACACAAGAACAAGtaaaaagaatgtaaaaaaataaatttatatttttctaaaaaatttttataaaatttcgaGTCATTTTAAGCCCCAGCAAAGGCATATGtgttcttcaaaaatttttggtatGTAAAGGAAGGAGAAAGAGTTTTAATTTTGgtattaatttatagtaaattttattggcgATAGTATGATTTTGAAGTGGTGATCATCCTGCATGACCTTCCTTATTCATTCACTTTTTCGCTTAATTTGTAGTTTGTCCTCTGATCTTCATGCagattttcatctttttgggAATGCACCATGTGAACTTCGTAGTTGAATCTTATACTATAgctatatagctatatagctatagctatagctattgctattgctattgctattgctattgcaatattgcaatattgcttctttgatatcattagaataaaattacaaaatattcatttttgtgCCACTTTTACTACATATTAACTTGCGGCATCAAgcaataagttttatatttgtatttaattttgttgatcGTTATTGatttacaaagaaataaaatattcaaatatatttctttttttcgttaaaaaaattaaaacgtGTAGATGATCATGCAGATCTtgtgataatcaattaaaaagtgttagacgaaattttttttcaaaaatttaaaattttttctttttttataaaacatcataaattttttttacattttttttctatttgtaagattaaatatttggatattacataattacaaattaaatttataagactttcttttagaaaataatgtgatatttcataaaaaatattttttcttactatttttattttaaactacttgaatttataattaatgaaagaattaatttaaaattcatgttatttcaaatttttgtcaACTCAGttcttaattttcatattacattttttttatataaaatttttttaaattaaacttcttttccaaatacattataatcttcactttggacaaatgaaattaactttatttattaattaaaagttgttcaggcaggttaaaaccacttgaatattaattttcatgaatgtaggtgtagtgcttagagaagattgcatttttgttgatgatattaactctcttttctattttttaatttagaacataatatctccactttggacaaatgaaatcaacttcatttattaattgaaagttgttcaggcaggttgaaaccacttgaatattaattttcatgaatgtagatGTAGTGCTTAAAgaagattgcatttttcttgataatattaactctcttttctatttttttttaatttagagtgtaatatctccactttggacaaatgaaatcaacttcatttattaattgaaagttgttcaggcaggttgaaaccacttgaatattaattttcatgaatgtaggtgtagttcttagagaaaattgcatttttgttgatgatattaactctcttttctattttttaatttagagcgtaatatctccactttggacaaatgaaatcaactttatttattaattgaaagttgttcaggcaggttgaaaccacttgaatattaattttcatgaatgtaggtgtagtgcttagagaagattgcatttttgttaatgatattaactctcttttctatttttttaatttagagcgtaatatctccactttgaacaaatgaaatcaacttcatttattaattgaaagttgttcaggcagatTAAAagcacttgaatattaattttcatgaatgtaggtgtagtgcttaaagaagattgcatttttcttgatgatattaactctcttttctatttttttttaatttagagcgtaatatctccactttggacaaatgaaatcaacttcatttattaattgaaagttgttcaggcagatTAAAagcacttgaatattaattttcatgaatgtaggtgtagtgcttaaagaagattgcatttttcttgatgatattaactctcttttctatttttctttaatttagagcgtaatatctccactttggacaaatgaaatcaactttatttattaattgaaagttgttcaggcaggttaaaagcacttgaatattaattttcataaaattttatttttttgtagctgTATTAACTTTAAAACACTTATTACAACTTAcgtcattattttaaataataagaattaatttatattattggctaattataatcacatgatactaaggattttatatttgatttaataatttagtaaaatattattaaaatcaaattcatataaatgcaactaatattaataattgtaatttaagcAGTAAATTCATTAACCAAATCGTGTAAATTCTATgcttaaattatgtaatttctgtgatcaaatcaatataaattcgGCATAAATTATGGTCAAATCATgcaaaatgatacatttttgtgatatggaattgtgcatttttccgtatccctATATAGATtagaaacattatttttaagaaaaaattgtataaaaccttattaaaaacatgattttttataggtttaattataataaaattttattatttggtaatattttacatacaattcaatttatttatatcaaaaaatttttttaattataaatgttatgtTTGGGGGACGAAGTCCCCTGGCAAATCGCATATTCTagttcaataaataaattaaaaaattaaacaacctattttaataatttattaaaaattttatttttttttcttcaaaatttaagGATATCATAAAAATGATTCTAGCTTCTTTTATGCTCAGGGAGGGTATGAAGAATTAGTATTATCACGTGGCGCagttatttaaatagtttccgaatttatattctttttttctgcgattattatataaaatacatgaaGCTATCACATTATGACAAAGTTGGGATTCATTTATAGCAGTGAAGTaaagtttgaaaaatatttttctaattaccgtattaccaaaaaaaataaataaataaaattatgaataacaCTACAGACGTCACTACTTACTTTTGAAAATGCCTCGCATACAGTATCGTACATTATATAACGACCTATTATGCAAGAGTGAATTATCTGATTCAATTATAAGGCtgtatttcattattattatcaattccgttttacaaattaattatgctTTGCgtctttaatatatattagttaaCATGTATCATTATTGCTTTTTTGTTACTATTACATTTgatatgttatatattttgatcaattttatttattaaacatagTATGagtaataaaaacaaattaaaatgttaacaagtttaaacaaataaaataaaaattcattaaaatataaaataaaagtaaataacaaaaataaaattctctaaaaatttaatttaacaaaaaatataatatccGAAATATTGTAAACTCTAATAATTAACCGGTAATAGCACCATAAGAACAACCCACAAAAGCTTTATTTTCGTCTATAACTACAATCGAAATAGAGTATGTTGCAGGTAAACTAGCATCTACTGGAAACGTTGTTGTTACGCTGAGAGATGTAGTTGGACACGTGACTCCAGAAGAACAAATATCGACAGAAGCTAGCGAGCTAATTACATTGTGAGCACCATCTAAAGCTACGGCAACCAATGTAGCACCTGGGTTAATACCACTATCTATGGTTCCGGTAGCAGTAACAGTACAATTTTGTCCAGGAACGGGAGGATCAGGTTGAAGCGTTACAGTAAGTATAGGCAGAGATCCTTCAGGACATGGACCAAACGTAGTAGCTCTTTTATCGAGTTGATAGTATGGAATAGCATTGACCATTGAAAGCGTGACTAATAAAATGACAACAAAAATGAGATTTTGTTTCATGATTTCTTTGATGAATGTAATTGTTGTTGGGTGATTTTTAAGATATTAGTGATATTAGTTGAGATAAATTGattgtaatttgtaattactCGTTATCAGAGTGAGTTGAAATCTCtgcttttttataagaaaaaaaaaaataaaagatcgTGAACCATCTTTCTCTTATcttctctttttaaaaatttcattgacGCAAGAAATCTTTCGGGAACGCCATGTATAACGCGCAATAAATGAAtatgcaagaaaaaaaaatgaatgatatTCCTTGATGTACTATTTAATAACGTATGTACAAGGTCAAATATTATCAAGGCGCTTGATAGATATaacatgaaaaatttttaatttccacaatacttaatattgtatgaacttaaaaaaaaataaatcgtaATATGCAGAAAATGGTTGGATCATTTAAGATAATTCCGACTTCTccgatttaaaaaaattgctttccagtgtacaaagaaaaaaaatgcagGTTTACTCTATGGTTCCgcaaaattttgattgaaccatcggaaattttttatttgttgcaGCTTTTTGACATTTATGACtaattcaatcaaaaaattggaatattaTGTTATGCATGTAAGATATCTTATgcgttgattttttttttcttttaagaaaaaagaataaaggcGCTCTTGccactataataaaaaacgccTCATTATATCAAAAGTGTCTTATCCATATGCAGTACAATTAGAGAACTttctcaaaagaatttattctAGATATAGTAtctttttaaatcaatttttggaagtatgtttatttatttatttattttattttattactaaaagagTGTTAAAACCCAGGCTATTacaaatagaagaaaaaaagaattcgaAAATACTTAAAGCTAATATATGTGTATAGACCTTTGTTCGTCATCCCCTACGGGACCCCACTCTTCGATCTATACTCTTTGATAAAGTAGGACTACGCTAAAATATCAAATGGGAaccataaaaaaaaccatCCGAGAGACTAGCGgctatctaaaaaaagaaaattaaaggGCGGCTAATATAGTCTAACTTTATCTACAGTATGTGGTGAGCGAAGAGGTTATATGgtgtaataaaacaaattatgaTCAAAAGTAATAGAATCTATAAAAGTAATTGATAAAGATTTAATCCATGGTAAATTATGGCGAAAATTACTACTAGTTAAATATATCCAAAATATAGAATCATCAAGACTTCTAATAGAAGTCATGAATGGATTAGTATATCCAATATTCATGATATTATGATTAGTGTTGTCACCGAATGTCGGGTTATCATTATCGAGTCGACGTCGTTTCTTTCGTTGTTTTGGtcgttttaaaaaagatttttttgatataccATTAATAATCTTATGTTCTTTCCATTTGATATTGCGAGCTTTCCATAGTTGATCGTAAATATCATGatgtaaatcaaataaaaacaaaataagtaattttttgattaactttttgtgaatttttgcGTCTTTGAACGGAGATAAGAGACATTCCGGGACCAGATTAATCAGGAGGCAGTGCAATTCTGGCGCATCAAGAATCGAATTGATAGGAGAATTAAAGGAAGTGAATATAGGAATATCAAAATcgatattgttaatattaattttttctttatccatATTGTTGATAATATGAGAACGAAATTTCTGTTCATGATTTctgaatataaatttcaaaatctcTATCGACTTTGGGCAAATCCAAAAATGTTCATTAGATTCTATAGCTGAGGAGCATAAAAAGCATGAGTCATATCCATTAAGGATATCCGGGAAATTCCGGTTAAGAACGTCCAACGTAGGTAAAGCATAATTTGAACATTTGATACGCCATCCAACGTGCTTACTATACGATTCGCTTGTAGATTTTTGAAAGGGGTTGTGATTAATCCATAACTGTGAGTACTCCCAGTTGATGATATGAGTAAGTGTGAATGATTTGAGGGTTTGTAAAGGTTTGAGAGAAATTTGACGTTCGATGTTACGGAAATTAATCGGTATCTTTAATGTTTTCCTAATATTACGATCGATAATAATATCGTTGTTAAACATGACATAACCTTTTTGTGCCTTAACACCTTTTGGTGAGATTGAAATTATCCTATTAGAATCACATCCATCTTTGGCTAATATGTCGGCTTTATCGTTATATTCAACTCCTGAATGTGCCTTTACTTTTGTGAATCGTACCTGTAAATTTAGCTCAGctataatttgttgaatagCCTGCCAGAGAATAATGTTATTGATCTTTTGTTTTCGTCTTGgtgttaatttataattcgaTAATGATGTAAAAGTATCGATCGTGCATTGACTAtctgtaaaaatattaattaaactattaGGCGGACAAACTATAAGGCATGTCAATACTGCCATAATTTCTGCTCTAGTAGAACTGGGCCATTGTATAGTTGCGCCCGAAAatactatatttaaattaatattcgAAGTAAATACCCATCCAAAACCCATACGAGgattatcatcatcaatttttaaagaacCATCAGTATAGAATTCTAAATTAGTGAAAGAagctaaattattaattaaaatataaaattcattaaaaatatcattaggTAATAATAAACCATTTACTAATCTATGATTAACGTTAGAAGGAATGTATGAACAAGGGGTATTAGATTGTAAAGTAATAACTCTATTTCTAAATGAAGGATCtgttctaattttaaaatctctAAAGGTGTCTGCACGTAATTCACTGTCAGACTTGTGtacgataaaaatattattaaatcgattattatcttttttgtatatattaacATGTAAAGTGATTgtaaaattagataaataactaataatacaTTTAGGACGAACGTCACCAACGTAAAATGAATCATGAAGATCACAACCAGTACAGGGCGTAAGTAAATTAGATCTGGAATGTGGGGTTAAATTATGGTTGGGATTAGACATATCAACAAAAGGGATATGATGTTCTAAATAAACCTTTGGTGAATCTCCAGGAAAATGTgatttttccaatatttttccataaacTATACATGAAACTCGTGGCGACCAAAAAGCAGCCCATTGATTTTTACAAGGAACGCTAtgattattacatttaattatctttGGTCTTGGAAATCCAAGGTCGGGTGACATGTTATCAGGTTGTGTCGTGAACTGTAAACGATTTGTTGAAGGatttaatacaatattatCTTTGAGAAAATCATACCATTTAGGTCGGCGTCCTCtcttgttttttaataattttttgatttctttccAAGTTTTTAGAAAAGCACCatcattactaattatttgatccaaaaaaaagatatttttgttttttagtgACTTAACaaaaccaaaatattttttggggtcgacaataaaataactaattgGATGTAAACCTCCAGTgacattatatttaaaatttgtattaaatgataaattgtagaaatgaaaaatacaCAATAGATTTTCTAAACGGTTAAAATGTTTAGAAGGTTTGTGAAAATATTTAGTTGTTTCACTTATATCATTTGTCCAAAGTTTACATTGTGATGTTAAAAAGAGGAATTCTATGATTTTTAAT harbors:
- a CDS encoding uncharacterized protein (SECRETED:cutsite_VNA-IP; SECRETED:prob_0.9843); SECRETED:SignalP(1-20) encodes the protein MKQNLIFVVILLVTLSMVNAIPYYQLDKRATTFGPCPEGSLPILTVTLQPDPPVPGQNCTVTATGTIDSGINPGATLVAVALDGAHNVISSLASVDICSSGVTCPTTSLSVTTTFPVDASLPATYSISIVVIDENKAFVGCSYGAITG